One region of Desertifilum tharense IPPAS B-1220 genomic DNA includes:
- the tkt gene encoding transketolase, with protein MAVATQSLEQLCINSIRFLAIDAVEKAKSGHPGLPMGAAPMAFVLWDRFLRHNPKNPKWFNRDRFILSAGHGCMLQYALLYLTGYDSVTIDDLKQFRQWESKTPGHPENFMTPGVEVTTGPLGQGIANAVGIAMAEAHLAAKFNKPDRKIIDHYTYVILGDGCNMEGVSGEACSLAGHLGLGKLIALYDDNHISIDGHTDLSFSEDVGKRFEAYGWHVITVDNPNLDEDTSLDAVHKAIEEAKSVTDKPSLIKVRTIIGYGSPNKRDTHGVHGAALGSSEVQATRDFLGWEHEPFVIPKDALDHYRKAVERGAQLEEEWNKTFVTYEAEYGDEAAELKRWMSGELAEGWAKALPSYTPEEKGDATRNHSGKCLNALAGVIPELIGGSADLAPSNMTLLKSSGDFQKGHYENRNLRFGVREHGMGAIANGMALHGGVIPYCATFLVFADYMRAAIRLSALSEAGVIYVMTHDSVALGEDGPTHQPVETIASLRAIPNLLVIRPADGNETSGAYKIAIENRHRPTLLALSRQSLPNLAGSTIDNVAKGAYILSDSDGTPDLILIGTGGETQLCVQAAEQLRNEGRKVRVVSMPCWELFEEQEASYRESVLPKAVTKRLVVEAASSFGWCRYMGSEGDMISIERFGASAPGPVVLEKFGYTVDNVVARAKTVLG; from the coding sequence ATGGCCGTTGCAACCCAATCCCTCGAACAACTTTGTATTAATTCGATCCGCTTTTTAGCAATCGATGCAGTCGAAAAGGCGAAATCTGGACATCCAGGCCTACCGATGGGTGCTGCGCCGATGGCATTTGTCCTTTGGGATCGCTTTTTGCGGCACAACCCCAAAAACCCCAAATGGTTCAACCGCGATCGCTTTATCCTGTCCGCCGGACATGGCTGTATGCTGCAATACGCCCTATTGTACTTAACGGGCTACGACAGCGTCACCATCGACGACCTCAAACAATTCCGGCAGTGGGAATCTAAAACCCCCGGTCATCCTGAAAACTTCATGACCCCAGGCGTTGAAGTCACCACAGGCCCCCTCGGACAAGGCATTGCCAACGCCGTTGGGATCGCAATGGCGGAAGCTCACCTGGCTGCTAAATTCAATAAGCCCGATCGTAAAATTATCGACCACTACACCTATGTGATTCTGGGTGATGGTTGCAATATGGAAGGCGTCTCTGGCGAAGCCTGCTCGCTCGCCGGCCACCTTGGACTGGGCAAACTGATTGCCCTGTATGATGACAACCATATTTCGATTGACGGTCACACCGACTTGTCCTTCAGCGAAGATGTAGGCAAGCGCTTTGAAGCTTACGGTTGGCACGTCATTACCGTGGATAACCCCAACCTAGACGAAGATACCAGCCTCGATGCGGTTCACAAGGCGATTGAAGAAGCCAAGTCCGTCACCGATAAGCCTTCGTTAATTAAAGTCCGTACTATCATCGGCTATGGTTCCCCCAACAAGCGCGACACCCACGGCGTTCACGGGGCGGCGTTAGGTTCGTCCGAAGTCCAAGCGACTCGCGATTTCTTGGGATGGGAACACGAACCGTTTGTCATTCCTAAAGACGCCCTCGATCATTACCGCAAAGCGGTAGAACGCGGCGCTCAACTCGAAGAAGAGTGGAACAAAACCTTTGTCACCTACGAAGCTGAGTATGGCGACGAAGCCGCAGAACTCAAGCGCTGGATGAGCGGCGAGTTAGCCGAAGGTTGGGCAAAAGCACTGCCTTCCTACACCCCGGAAGAAAAAGGCGATGCCACCCGCAACCACTCCGGTAAGTGCTTAAATGCCCTAGCTGGCGTAATTCCTGAGCTAATTGGCGGTTCGGCAGACTTGGCTCCCTCCAACATGACGTTGTTGAAATCGTCAGGCGACTTCCAAAAAGGTCACTACGAAAACCGCAACCTGCGCTTTGGCGTGCGCGAGCATGGCATGGGGGCGATCGCTAACGGTATGGCCCTGCATGGCGGCGTCATTCCCTACTGCGCCACCTTCCTCGTCTTTGCGGACTATATGCGGGCAGCGATTCGCCTGTCTGCCTTATCAGAAGCGGGCGTTATTTACGTGATGACGCACGATTCAGTTGCTCTCGGTGAAGATGGCCCCACCCACCAACCGGTTGAAACGATCGCCTCTTTACGGGCCATTCCGAACCTGCTGGTGATTCGTCCGGCGGATGGGAATGAAACCTCCGGCGCTTACAAAATTGCCATTGAAAATCGCCATCGTCCGACCCTGTTGGCCCTGTCGCGTCAAAGCTTGCCCAACTTAGCCGGAAGCACGATTGATAACGTGGCAAAAGGCGCTTACATCCTCTCGGATAGCGATGGCACCCCCGACCTGATTTTGATCGGGACGGGTGGAGAAACGCAACTGTGCGTCCAAGCAGCCGAGCAACTCCGCAACGAAGGCCGTAAGGTGCGCGTGGTTTCCATGCCCTGTTGGGAACTGTTTGAAGAGCAAGAGGCTAGCTATCGCGAGTCTGTCCTGCCGAAAGCAGTGACTAAACGCCTAGTCGTGGAAGCGGCTTCTAGCTTTGGCTGGTGCCGTTATATGGGTAGCGAAGGCGACATGATTAGCATTGAACGCTTTGGCGCATCTGCACCCGGCCCGGTTGTCCTTGAGAAATTTGGCTACACCGTGGATAACGTGGTTGCTAGAGCCAAGACTGTACTGGGTTAA
- a CDS encoding HD domain-containing phosphohydrolase has protein sequence MNLDTKRPKILVVDDYASSRLTLAALLSVEGYEVIEADSGLSALECVRQHYPDLILLDVMMPEMDGFEVCCRLKQEERTRQIPVIFITALCDRRSRIRGLEVGGSDFITKPFDQLELAARVRSLVHQKRLNEEIESMERVLLSIAQTVEDRETCSAYHSDRLAHLTQAFGNFLGLTALENRDLLWGAYLHDIGKIGIPDRILLKTERLTPDEWLVMQQHVTIGVKICEPLHILQGVTPIVRSHHERWDGSGYPDQLRGDRIPHLAQVFQIVDIYDALTSDRPHRPAYSHCDALEAIATEALTGWRNPQLVRQFTEFMATQDSRVPLLRGESPSLRNTDAVETI, from the coding sequence GTGAATCTTGATACAAAGCGTCCCAAAATCTTGGTTGTAGACGATTATGCTTCAAGTCGGCTGACCCTTGCTGCTCTTCTCTCGGTTGAAGGGTATGAAGTTATTGAAGCAGATAGTGGGCTTTCAGCACTCGAATGCGTCCGCCAACATTATCCCGATTTAATTTTGCTGGATGTGATGATGCCAGAAATGGATGGATTTGAAGTTTGTTGCCGACTCAAGCAAGAGGAAAGGACGCGACAAATTCCGGTCATTTTTATTACGGCTTTGTGCGATCGCCGCTCTCGCATACGCGGTTTAGAAGTGGGGGGAAGTGACTTTATTACTAAACCGTTTGACCAACTCGAATTAGCCGCCCGCGTTCGCTCTTTAGTCCATCAAAAACGCTTGAATGAAGAGATTGAGAGCATGGAACGCGTGTTATTATCCATTGCTCAAACCGTTGAAGATCGAGAAACTTGTTCTGCTTATCATAGCGATCGCCTCGCGCATCTGACGCAAGCGTTTGGCAATTTCCTGGGTTTAACAGCCTTAGAAAATCGCGATTTGCTCTGGGGGGCTTACCTGCATGATATTGGCAAAATCGGCATCCCCGATCGCATCCTCTTAAAAACAGAACGCCTGACGCCGGACGAATGGTTAGTGATGCAGCAGCATGTGACGATTGGGGTGAAAATTTGCGAACCCCTCCACATCCTACAGGGAGTGACACCGATCGTGCGATCGCACCACGAACGCTGGGATGGATCGGGGTATCCCGACCAACTTAGGGGCGATCGCATTCCCCACTTAGCCCAAGTTTTCCAAATTGTCGATATCTACGACGCCCTAACCAGCGATCGCCCCCATCGTCCAGCCTACTCCCATTGCGACGCCCTAGAAGCGATCGCCACTGAAGCCCTCACCGGCTGGCGCAACCCCCAACTCGTTCGGCAATTTACCGAATTTATGGCGACTCAGGATTCCAGAGTCCCCTTACTCAGAGGTGAAAGTCCTAGCTTACGCAATACCGACGCGGTGGAAACAATATGA
- a CDS encoding response regulator, which produces MVKILLVEDNEMNRDMLSRRLARKGFEVILALDGQQGVEAARNQFPDVILMDMGLPIMDGWQATAILKAEPQTRSIPIIALTAHAIAGDREKCLAAGCDDYDTKPIDWGRLLAKIERLLQRTSIGPEESC; this is translated from the coding sequence ATGGTCAAGATTTTGCTCGTCGAAGATAATGAGATGAACCGAGATATGCTATCGCGTCGATTGGCGCGTAAAGGCTTTGAGGTGATTCTCGCCCTTGATGGTCAGCAGGGTGTAGAGGCTGCAAGAAACCAGTTTCCGGATGTCATTTTGATGGATATGGGTTTACCCATTATGGATGGATGGCAAGCCACTGCAATTTTGAAAGCAGAACCTCAAACTCGCTCGATTCCGATTATTGCACTGACCGCCCATGCGATTGCAGGCGATCGCGAAAAATGTCTAGCTGCGGGTTGCGATGATTACGATACAAAACCGATTGACTGGGGACGTTTGCTGGCAAAAATTGAACGATTGCTACAACGTACCTCCATTGGGCCGGAGGAATCCTGCTAG
- a CDS encoding DUF29 domain-containing protein, whose translation MHSPDLYETDFYSWTQAQVKLLKTQQWEQLDAPNLIEEIAALGRKERQELRNRLGILLGHLLKWQFQAEKRTNSWLSTIREQRIQIQLLLQDSPSLKSYLDEVFLVAYELGFALAIRETQLGEQIFPEECPYTLEQALNSSFLPEPDPLKD comes from the coding sequence ATGCACTCCCCAGACTTATACGAAACTGATTTCTATAGCTGGACGCAAGCACAAGTTAAGCTACTCAAAACTCAGCAATGGGAACAACTCGACGCGCCGAACCTGATTGAAGAAATTGCGGCTTTGGGAAGAAAAGAACGCCAAGAACTCAGAAACCGCTTGGGAATTCTATTAGGACATCTCCTCAAGTGGCAATTTCAAGCTGAAAAACGTACCAATAGCTGGTTGAGTACCATTCGAGAACAGCGGATTCAAATTCAGCTACTCTTACAGGACAGTCCTAGCTTAAAATCCTATCTAGATGAGGTGTTTCTAGTCGCTTATGAACTTGGTTTTGCTCTAGCCATCCGAGAAACCCAGTTAGGCGAACAAATTTTTCCTGAAGAATGTCCCTACACGCTAGAACAAGCACTGAATTCATCCTTTCTTCCAGAACCCGATCCGCTAAAAGATTAA
- the acpP gene encoding acyl carrier protein, producing MSQEEIFQKVKKIVSEQLGVEVEEVKPESNFANDLGADSLDTVELVMALEEEFDIEIPDEAAEKIATVGQAVEFIQQNSEAAA from the coding sequence ATGAGCCAAGAAGAAATTTTCCAAAAAGTCAAAAAGATTGTATCCGAGCAACTCGGAGTAGAAGTTGAGGAGGTTAAGCCTGAGTCTAACTTTGCTAACGACCTCGGCGCAGACTCCCTCGATACCGTTGAGCTAGTGATGGCTTTAGAAGAAGAATTTGATATCGAAATTCCTGATGAAGCTGCTGAAAAGATCGCCACGGTTGGACAAGCCGTTGAATTTATTCAGCAAAACTCCGAAGCGGCTGCTTAA
- a CDS encoding CoB--CoM heterodisulfide reductase iron-sulfur subunit B family protein: MPAETLRYAYFPGCVAQGACRELYQSTAALAEALQIELVELKKASCCGSGTFKEDSQLLEDTVNARNIALAEQLQLPLLTHCSTCQGVIGRVDERLKDAQYNDPAYLNQVNGLLTQQGCLPYQGNGEVKHLLWALVGDYGLEAIQAKVKRSLSGLKCAAFYGCYLLRTQRHLPYDDPYHPESMENLFRAVGATPIYYRGRTQCCGWPLSSYATTQAFQMAGTHIQEALAAGADCLVTPCPLCHLNLDSRQPEVEKVIGQSLGLPVLHLSQLVALALGIDPQRLGLDRHIVSTASVLRKLGLSPLSKGTLES, encoded by the coding sequence ATGCCTGCTGAGACTCTTCGCTATGCTTATTTTCCCGGTTGCGTTGCCCAAGGGGCCTGCCGCGAACTTTACCAATCCACAGCCGCTTTAGCTGAAGCCCTACAGATTGAATTGGTGGAGTTAAAAAAAGCCTCTTGTTGCGGTTCGGGAACGTTTAAGGAAGATTCGCAACTCCTAGAAGATACCGTCAATGCCCGCAATATTGCTTTGGCAGAACAACTCCAACTACCCCTCCTCACCCATTGCAGCACCTGCCAGGGGGTCATTGGTCGAGTAGACGAACGCCTCAAGGACGCCCAATACAACGATCCAGCCTATCTCAACCAAGTCAATGGTTTATTGACGCAACAGGGATGCTTGCCCTATCAAGGGAACGGTGAGGTGAAGCATTTGCTGTGGGCGCTCGTCGGGGATTATGGTTTAGAGGCAATCCAGGCGAAAGTGAAGCGTTCCCTATCGGGTTTGAAGTGCGCGGCGTTTTATGGGTGCTATTTGCTGCGAACTCAGCGGCATTTACCCTATGATGACCCTTACCACCCGGAGTCGATGGAAAATCTTTTCCGCGCGGTGGGTGCTACCCCCATTTATTATCGCGGTCGTACCCAATGTTGCGGTTGGCCGCTGTCTAGTTATGCGACAACTCAGGCTTTTCAAATGGCGGGGACTCATATTCAAGAAGCCTTAGCCGCCGGGGCCGATTGTTTGGTGACGCCTTGTCCGCTGTGCCACTTAAATTTAGATTCGCGTCAACCGGAAGTGGAAAAGGTTATTGGTCAGAGTTTGGGCTTACCCGTTTTGCATTTATCGCAGTTGGTGGCGCTGGCTTTGGGGATCGATCCCCAGCGTTTGGGGTTAGATCGTCATATTGTTTCCACCGCGTCGGTATTGCGTAAGCTAGGACTTTCACCTCTGAGTAAGGGGACTCTGGAATCCTGA
- the fabF gene encoding beta-ketoacyl-ACP synthase II, translated as MTNLEKKRVVVTGLGAITPIGNNLAEYWQGLIGGRNGIGPITLFDAARHDCRIAGEVKGFDPHDYLDRKDAKRMDRFAQFAIAASKQALADAEFAINDLNAEQVGIIIGTGIGGLKVLEDQQEVYLTRGPDRCSPFMIPMMIANMAAGLTAIHTGAKGPNSCTVTACAAGSNAVGDAFRLVQNGYAQAMICGGTEAAVTPLSVAGFAAARALSTRNESPESACRPFDRDRDGFVMGEGAGILLIEELEHALSRNARIYAEIVGYGMTCDAYHMTAPVPGGAGAARAMQLALKDAGIAPDRIDYINAHGTSTPANDKTETAAIKSVLGESAQRVAVSSTKSMTGHLLGGSGGIEAVATAMAIANDQIPPTINLTNPDPECDLDYVANQSRSATLNVALSNSFGFGGHNVTLVFKKYA; from the coding sequence ATGACTAATTTGGAAAAAAAACGCGTTGTAGTGACTGGACTTGGCGCGATTACTCCAATCGGAAATAATCTCGCTGAGTATTGGCAAGGCCTAATCGGCGGACGCAATGGCATTGGACCGATTACGCTGTTTGATGCTGCTCGCCATGACTGTCGAATTGCAGGCGAGGTCAAAGGATTTGACCCCCACGACTACCTCGATCGCAAAGATGCCAAGCGCATGGATCGCTTTGCTCAGTTTGCGATCGCCGCGAGCAAGCAAGCGCTAGCCGATGCTGAATTTGCCATCAACGATTTGAATGCAGAACAAGTCGGCATCATTATCGGTACCGGCATTGGCGGTTTAAAGGTACTCGAAGACCAGCAAGAAGTTTACTTAACTCGCGGGCCAGATCGTTGCAGTCCGTTCATGATTCCGATGATGATTGCCAATATGGCCGCTGGTCTGACGGCAATCCACACGGGCGCAAAAGGTCCGAACTCCTGTACAGTCACCGCTTGTGCGGCAGGTTCTAATGCGGTGGGAGATGCCTTCCGTCTCGTGCAAAACGGGTATGCCCAAGCCATGATTTGTGGGGGAACTGAAGCGGCCGTCACCCCGCTATCGGTGGCCGGATTTGCCGCCGCCCGCGCCCTGTCAACGCGCAATGAGTCGCCAGAGTCAGCTTGTCGCCCGTTCGATCGCGATCGCGATGGCTTCGTCATGGGCGAAGGGGCGGGAATTCTTCTAATTGAAGAACTCGAACATGCCCTCAGCCGCAACGCCCGGATCTATGCCGAAATCGTCGGTTACGGGATGACCTGCGATGCCTACCACATGACCGCCCCCGTACCGGGTGGTGCAGGCGCAGCTAGAGCCATGCAACTCGCGCTCAAAGATGCCGGAATTGCCCCCGATCGCATCGACTATATCAACGCTCACGGGACGAGTACGCCGGCCAACGATAAAACTGAAACGGCGGCGATTAAAAGCGTATTGGGAGAAAGCGCTCAACGCGTTGCCGTCAGTTCCACCAAATCCATGACGGGTCACTTATTAGGCGGATCGGGCGGAATTGAAGCCGTGGCCACCGCAATGGCGATCGCCAACGACCAGATTCCCCCCACCATCAACCTAACCAACCCCGATCCAGAGTGCGATTTAGACTACGTGGCAAATCAAAGTCGCTCGGCAACCTTGAATGTTGCATTATCCAATTCCTTTGGTTTTGGCGGCCACAATGTCACGCTAGTCTTCAAAAAATACGCCTAA
- a CDS encoding adenylate/guanylate cyclase domain-containing protein, translated as MTNERGHVLVVDDVETNRELLARRLRRQGHTVTIAENGIQALELLRSQPFDLVLLDIMMPQMDGFEVLEQLKADSELRYLPVVMISALDDLDSVVRCIELGAEDYLFKPFNPILLQARIRACLEKKRLRDQEQAYLEKLQAEQEKSEKLLLNILPQAIADRLKQGKSTIADSFADVTVLFADIVGFTKLAAQLDPTELINLLNDVFSVFDNLADLHGLEKIKTIGDAYMVVGGLPTPKANHAEAIAEMALDMQDAVSNVKTKTGEAFSIRIGIHTGPVVAGVIGQKKFTYDLWGDTVNIASRMESHGVAGAIQLTTTTFELLRDRYLFQKRGTIFVKDKGEMTTYLLLGKKAED; from the coding sequence ATGACCAACGAGCGCGGACATGTGCTAGTGGTTGACGATGTGGAAACCAACCGGGAACTTTTGGCGCGGCGGCTGCGGCGTCAGGGCCATACTGTCACCATCGCGGAAAATGGGATTCAAGCGTTGGAGTTATTGCGATCGCAACCGTTCGATCTGGTACTGCTGGATATTATGATGCCCCAGATGGATGGGTTTGAGGTGTTGGAGCAGTTAAAGGCGGATTCGGAGTTACGCTATCTCCCGGTGGTGATGATTTCGGCGCTTGACGATCTCGATAGCGTGGTGCGCTGTATTGAGTTGGGTGCGGAGGATTATTTGTTTAAGCCGTTTAACCCGATTTTGCTACAAGCACGGATTCGCGCCTGTTTGGAAAAGAAGCGCCTGCGCGACCAAGAGCAAGCTTATCTCGAAAAGTTGCAAGCCGAGCAGGAAAAGTCGGAAAAGCTGTTATTGAATATTTTGCCGCAAGCGATCGCCGACCGCCTGAAGCAAGGGAAGAGTACGATTGCAGATAGTTTTGCGGATGTGACGGTTTTATTTGCCGATATTGTGGGGTTTACCAAGTTAGCGGCGCAACTCGATCCGACGGAGTTGATTAATTTACTTAATGATGTGTTTTCGGTGTTTGATAATTTGGCCGATTTGCACGGTTTGGAGAAGATTAAGACGATTGGCGATGCTTATATGGTTGTTGGAGGATTACCGACTCCCAAGGCTAATCATGCAGAAGCGATCGCAGAAATGGCATTAGATATGCAAGATGCAGTAAGCAACGTGAAAACGAAGACAGGAGAGGCGTTTAGCATCCGGATTGGCATTCATACCGGCCCCGTGGTGGCGGGGGTGATTGGTCAGAAAAAGTTTACTTATGACCTCTGGGGCGATACGGTTAATATTGCCAGTCGCATGGAATCTCATGGGGTTGCTGGCGCAATTCAACTCACGACGACCACGTTCGAGCTTTTGCGCGATCGCTATCTCTTCCAAAAACGCGGCACAATCTTTGTCAAAGATAAGGGAGAAATGACCACTTATCTATTATTAGGGAAAAAAGCAGAAGATTAG
- a CDS encoding Uma2 family endonuclease, translated as MVQFLRNPITFNDFIQWKPDNHRYELHDGAIVEMPQPTGEHEDIVGFLAEQLTLEYVRLRLPYSIPKTALVKSVSSESAYSPDILLLNRPNLINEPFWKKESTVTLGSSIPLAIEVVSTNWRDDYYKKYGEYEEIGISEYWIVDYLALGARKLIGSPKRPTISVYFLIDGEYQVSQFRESDRIQSLAFPELNLSVEQIFNSVVS; from the coding sequence ATGGTTCAATTCTTACGAAACCCAATAACTTTTAATGATTTTATTCAGTGGAAACCCGATAACCATCGTTATGAATTACATGATGGGGCTATTGTTGAAATGCCGCAACCAACAGGAGAACATGAAGATATTGTCGGATTTTTAGCCGAACAACTAACTTTAGAATATGTTCGCCTCCGTCTTCCTTATTCCATCCCGAAAACAGCTTTAGTTAAATCAGTCTCAAGTGAATCAGCTTATTCCCCAGATATCTTACTACTAAATCGTCCTAACTTAATAAACGAGCCTTTTTGGAAAAAAGAATCTACTGTAACTTTAGGATCTTCTATTCCTCTAGCAATCGAAGTAGTTAGCACAAATTGGCGCGATGATTACTACAAAAAATATGGAGAGTATGAAGAAATAGGAATTTCTGAGTATTGGATTGTAGATTATCTAGCTTTAGGCGCTCGTAAACTTATTGGTAGTCCTAAAAGACCAACAATTTCTGTTTATTTCTTAATAGATGGAGAGTACCAAGTTAGTCAATTTAGAGAGAGCGATCGCATTCAATCGTTAGCTTTTCCAGAACTAAACTTATCTGTCGAGCAAATATTTAACTCTGTAGTTAGTTAA
- a CDS encoding valine--pyruvate transaminase: protein MEPALTQFGDRMNHLTGVRAIMKDIQETLRAGKGREFINLSAGNPVILPEVEQLWRECTLDLLSGPEYGEVVCRYGSAQGYGPLIEAVVEDFNRRYGLQISDRNVLITGGSQSLYFLAANAFGGYNAQGQLKRIVLPLSPDYTGYGGMCLTPEALYAYKPTLEIDTAAHRFKYRPDFEQLQIDPNTGFVLFSRPCNPTGNVLTDTEVRQLVDIAASHDVPVLIDSAYAPPYPCLNFTDMSLVFGENVLHCTSLSKSGLPGERVGIAIGHERLIQVLESFLTNLCLHSSRYGQAIAARAIRSGQLGQLSLEVIRPYYQNKLAILEATLDRAMPNDVPWFLHRGEGAIFAWLWLNELPMSDWEFYQKLKQVGVILVPGNSFFPGLRDNWQHTQQCFRISLTASDTELETAMQRLAEVVQQVYQASPVAC from the coding sequence ATGGAACCTGCTCTGACTCAATTTGGCGATCGCATGAATCACTTAACCGGCGTGCGAGCCATCATGAAAGATATCCAAGAAACCCTGCGAGCAGGCAAGGGACGAGAATTTATTAACCTCAGTGCCGGAAATCCCGTGATTTTACCGGAAGTGGAGCAACTGTGGCGCGAATGTACCCTTGATTTGCTTTCCGGCCCAGAGTATGGGGAAGTAGTGTGTCGCTACGGTTCGGCGCAAGGCTACGGGCCGTTAATTGAAGCCGTGGTTGAAGATTTTAATCGGCGCTACGGGTTGCAAATTAGCGATCGCAATGTCCTCATCACCGGGGGAAGCCAGTCTCTCTATTTCCTCGCCGCTAATGCCTTTGGGGGATACAATGCCCAAGGACAACTCAAACGCATCGTCTTACCCCTCAGCCCAGATTACACGGGATATGGTGGGATGTGCTTGACACCAGAGGCGTTGTATGCATACAAGCCCACCTTAGAAATTGACACCGCCGCGCATCGTTTCAAATATCGCCCAGACTTCGAGCAGTTACAAATCGACCCCAATACAGGCTTTGTCCTCTTTTCTCGGCCCTGCAACCCCACCGGAAACGTCCTCACCGACACAGAAGTCCGCCAACTCGTAGATATCGCCGCTAGCCACGATGTCCCCGTCTTAATAGACTCCGCCTACGCACCCCCCTACCCCTGCCTAAACTTTACCGATATGTCCCTGGTATTTGGGGAAAACGTCCTACATTGCACGAGTTTATCTAAATCGGGCTTACCGGGCGAACGGGTTGGCATTGCGATCGGACACGAACGGCTGATTCAAGTGCTAGAGTCATTCTTAACGAACCTCTGCTTGCATTCGTCCCGTTACGGACAAGCGATCGCAGCTAGAGCCATTCGTTCCGGTCAACTGGGACAACTCTCCTTAGAAGTCATTCGCCCCTATTATCAGAATAAGCTCGCCATCCTCGAAGCCACCCTCGATCGGGCAATGCCTAACGATGTTCCTTGGTTCCTCCATCGCGGGGAAGGCGCAATCTTTGCCTGGTTATGGTTAAATGAACTGCCGATGAGCGATTGGGAATTCTATCAAAAACTCAAACAAGTCGGCGTTATCCTCGTTCCCGGAAACTCATTCTTCCCCGGCTTGCGAGACAATTGGCAACACACCCAACAATGTTTCCGCATCAGCCTCACCGCCTCCGACACCGAACTCGAAACCGCCATGCAACGCCTCGCCGAAGTCGTTCAACAAGTCTATCAAGCCTCCCCTGTGGCGTGCTAG
- a CDS encoding Uma2 family endonuclease has protein sequence MTLTTQKLTFQQYLTYSDGTDRRYELVNGELVAMGLGTGQHGEIIDFLYRQIDTEIGRTGRDWIVRPVAIGIRSPRAGQWETSRIPDLTVIPASQWRDLRKREAVIELNESPPILVIEVVSESTKTTDYRAKRVEYNVLSIPEYWVVDPLASKVTIFTLVEELYESTEFTGNQTLVSSIFPELQLTVDRIILESNI, from the coding sequence GTGACTTTAACAACACAAAAACTGACTTTTCAACAGTACCTGACCTACTCCGATGGGACAGACAGGCGCTATGAATTGGTCAATGGGGAATTAGTGGCTATGGGTTTAGGGACTGGTCAACATGGAGAAATTATTGACTTTCTCTATCGGCAAATTGATACTGAAATTGGACGTACCGGGCGCGATTGGATTGTTAGACCCGTAGCCATTGGTATCCGTTCTCCCCGCGCTGGACAATGGGAAACTTCCCGCATTCCCGATTTAACGGTGATTCCGGCTTCGCAGTGGCGCGACTTAAGGAAGCGCGAAGCCGTCATTGAACTTAACGAGTCCCCTCCTATCTTAGTCATAGAAGTAGTCAGCGAATCGACAAAAACGACAGATTACCGCGCTAAACGGGTTGAATACAATGTTCTTAGCATTCCCGAATATTGGGTCGTCGATCCTCTTGCTTCCAAGGTAACAATTTTCACCCTCGTGGAAGAACTTTATGAAAGCACTGAGTTTACAGGGAATCAAACTCTTGTTTCGAGTATCTTCCCAGAGTTGCAGCTAACAGTTGATAGAATTATTTTAGAGTCTAATATTTAG
- the rimM gene encoding ribosome maturation factor RimM (Essential for efficient processing of 16S rRNA), with amino-acid sequence MNSDDWLEIGTIVAAQGLDGELRVYPSSDFPERFLEPGTRWLQRSAEAEPEPVELLEGRMIPGKGIYAIVLEGVEDRDEAEALRGARLLVPDSDRPQLAEDEYHVVDLLGLEVYHQPSGDRLGTIANIIPAGNDLLEVQLDKPLIAASPEPEPPPTPEKRQKRSKPPKPQTTVLIPFVKEIVPIVDIPNRRVEVNPPPGLLEST; translated from the coding sequence ATGAACTCTGACGATTGGCTCGAAATTGGTACGATTGTTGCAGCACAAGGATTAGACGGCGAATTGCGCGTTTATCCGAGTTCGGACTTTCCCGAACGCTTTTTGGAACCGGGAACGCGTTGGTTGCAGCGTTCGGCTGAGGCTGAACCGGAACCTGTAGAATTACTAGAAGGCCGGATGATACCGGGGAAAGGGATTTATGCGATTGTTTTAGAAGGGGTGGAAGACCGCGACGAAGCCGAGGCGCTGCGGGGTGCTAGATTATTGGTACCTGATAGCGATCGCCCTCAGCTAGCAGAAGACGAATATCACGTTGTCGATCTCCTTGGTTTAGAAGTCTATCATCAACCCAGTGGCGATCGCCTCGGCACCATCGCCAACATCATCCCGGCAGGTAACGACTTACTTGAAGTTCAACTCGACAAACCCCTCATCGCCGCTTCCCCAGAACCTGAACCACCGCCAACCCCAGAAAAAAGACAAAAACGTTCCAAACCTCCCAAACCCCAAACCACCGTTCTCATCCCCTTCGTCAAAGAAATTGTCCCCATCGTCGATATCCCCAACCGTCGAGTAGAAGTCAACCCCCCACCCGGTTTATTAGAGTCCACCTGA